The following are encoded together in the Brassica napus cultivar Da-Ae chromosome A9, Da-Ae, whole genome shotgun sequence genome:
- the LOC125577994 gene encoding uncharacterized protein LOC125577994 encodes MTFYPTEKAMQQSPKGDDLVIDALKDMDIAGIGEKDQHAMTMDCDEDDLLGAELEMMEGVECVPESSSRSAARMDRPRARSSRSRSRSRVPLERRDEVWERLTRFSTTRNGPWFLIGDFNEIICHNEKEGGRRRPDSSFLPFKQMLHDCGMLEFPFTGDMLSWMGKRAGGSTVRCRLDRAVGNADWHEKFPHSAVKYMRLWGSDHRPILADILIKPMRRSKKFKFDKRWLDNEELRQVILEGWKSPDLPTNATIMEHISSCRKALNDNATTEEIAAALKELSDALKAEEMFWKQKSRVFWLREGDRNTKFFHALTKQRRARNKITQLLDENENIVEDEEGLVAIATSYFRQIFESSNPEDIEEALAQVPSTITGAMNDNLIAPVTEWEVKLTLFAMHPEKAPGPDGMTALFYQKFWDIVKEDLTLMVNQFLFEGTMASGLNDTNICLIPKITKPNVMAQFRPISLCNVSYKIISKSAFVAGRQISDNIMIAQEMFHALRTKPSGRNKRMAIKTDMSKAYDRMEWYFIEAVMRKMGFSEIWIAWIMRCISSVKYKRITATSRQEIKDVLGIQNEGGMGTYLGIPEDISGSKCKLFAFLKDKLMHRVNGWTSRWLSKGGKEVLIKSILLALPTYVMSTFLLPLEICENLASAIAKFWWSSNPPKRGIQWAKWEKRLVQFPDSLVARVLRGRYYKMSSPLRVISASNPSYVWSSISAARKLLLTGIRQKIHLGYEVKVWEDPWIPTNPARPALPIAPVMHPSMRVSDFIDPETKEWDVGLLESYVNLEDIPLIRSLAISSAHRRDTFCWNYTRNGQYTVKSGYWVAHNVLMTEGEKEVLEPSITKLQAFAWKIKAPSKICHLIWQLLTGYVAVTRNLARRNMRCDNYCPRCGELEESVTHAIFECPPALQVWSLSSTPSSPGLFPVPSIYANMDYLFWRKNSIIEPEQDRDPYPWIIWYIWKARNDKLFRGIDRDPLELVRHAESECQAWFNANEVARTVMDLGQPLLSIVDVDGSGSTVEETFNCWGQEISIDRNQLCIRKLKHRGGQWRTCFNTQLARILGQIARS; translated from the exons ATGACTTTCTACCCTACGGAGAAGGCAATGCAACAATCCCCCAAAGGTGATGATCTGGTTATAGATGCACTAAAGGATATGGACATTGCGGGTATTGGCGAGAAAGATCAACATGCTATGACGATGGATTGTGATGAAGATGATTTGTTGGGAGCGGAACTGGAGATGATGGAAGGTGTGGAATGCGTTCCAGAATCATCATCACGCTCTGCTGCTAGGATGGATCGCCCAAGAGCTCGGTCCTCAAGGAGTCGTTCAAGAAGTAGAGTTCCGCTGG AAAGACGTGACGAAGTTTGGGAGCGTCTTACGCGCTTCTCAACAACAAGAAATGGACCTTGGTTCTTGAttggagattttaatgaaataatatGTCACAATGAGAAAGAAGGAGGAAGACGACGCCCTGATAGTTCATTCCTCCCTTTTAAGCAGATGCTTCATGATTGTGGGATGCTAGAGTTTCCTTTCACGGGGGACATGCTCTCTTGGATGGGGAAGCGAGCAGGCGGATCAACTGTTCGATGTCGCTTAGACAGAGCAGTAGGAAATGCAGATTGGCATGAAAAGTTTCCCCACTCGGCGGTGAAGTATATGCGGTTATGGGGATCGGATCATCGTCCGATTCTGGCAGACATTCTTATAAAGCCGATGAGAAGATCAAAAAAGTTCAAGTTTGACAAAAGATGGCTGGATAATGAGGAGCTAAGGCAAGTTATCCTTGAGGGATGGAAATCTCCTGATCTTCCTACCAATGCAACGATTATGGAACATATTTCCAGTTGCAGAAAAGCTTTGA ATGATAATGCCACAACTGAAGAAATTGCAGCAGCTTTGAAGGAACTCTCTGATGCTCTTAAAGCCGAAGAAATGTTCTGGAAACAGAAAAGTCGGGTGTTCTGGCTGAGAGAAGGAGATAGAAACACAAAATTCTTTCATGCCTTGACAAAGCAGAGAAGGGCAAGAAATAAGATCACACAGCTCTTAGATGAGAATGAGAATattgttgaggatgaagaaggacTAGTTGCCATTGCTACTAGTTACTTTAGACAGATTTTTGAATCATCAAATCCAGAGGACATTGAAGAGGCGCTAGCTCAAGTTCCTTCCACGATCACTGGTGCAATGAATGACAATCTTATCGCCCCGGTCACTGAATGGGAGGTCAAATTAACGCTTTTTGCTATGCATCCAGAAAAGGCCCCTGGaccagatgggatgactgcGCTTTTCTATCAAAAATTTTGGGATATAGTAAAGGAGGATTTAACTCTTATGGTTAATCAATTCCTTTTTGAGGGAACAATGGCGAGTGGActgaatgatacaaatatatgcCTCATCCCGAAGATAACAAAGCCTAATGTGATGGCTCAGTTCAGGCCCATTAGTTTGTGTAACGTCAGctacaagataatctctaag tcagcctttgttgctgggAGACAGATCTCAGACAACATTATGATCGCACAAGAGATGTTCCACGCTCTGAGGACTAAACCAAGTGGGCGCAATAAGAGGATGGCCATTAAAACtgacatgagcaaagcatatgataggatggaaTGGTATTTTATCGAAGCTGTCATGCGCAAGATGGGCTTCTCAGAAATTTGGATCGCCTGGATAATGAGATGCATTTCGTCGGTGAAATATAAG cggATTACTGCAACAAGTAGACAAGAGATTAAAGATGTGTTGGGAATTCAAAACGAAGGTGGAATGGGTACTTATCTAGGGATCCCGGAAGACATCAGTGGCTCTAAGTGCAAACTTTTTGCGTTTTTGAAGGATAAGCTGATGCATAGAGTGAACGGATGGACAAGTAGATGGCTCTCAAAAGGAGGAAAAGAAGTGTTGATTAAATCTATTCTTCTAGCTCTTCCGACATACGTAATGTCTACtttcctgctccctttggagatatgtgaaaaccTTGCAAGTGCCATTGCTAaattctggtggagttcaaACCCACCAAAAAGAGGGATCCAATGGGCGAAATGGGAAAAA AGACTAGTTCAATTCCCAGACTCATTGGTGGCCAGGGTTCTAAGGGGAAGATACTACAAGATGAGCTCACCTCTCAGAGTAATCTCTGCTAGTAACCCATCGTACGTGTGGTCTAGCATTAGTGCTGCGCGAAAGTTGCTTCTAACGGGAATTAGACAGAAGATACATTTAGGCTATGAAGTCAAGGTATGGGAAGATCCATGGATTCCAACGAACCCAGCAAGACCAGCTCTCCCTATAGCGCCGGTAATGCATCCTAGTATGAGAGTTAGTGATTTCATTGATCCGGAAACGAAAGAGTGGGATGTTGGTCTTTTGGAGAGTTATGTCAATCTAGAGGACATACCACTTAtaaggagtttggccataagtTCAGCACATCGTCGTGATACATTTTGTTGGAATTACACAAGGAATGGccaatacacggttaaatctggatattgggtggctCATAATGTGTTAATGACAGAGGGGGAAAAGGAAGTCCTAGAACCGAGTATCACAaagcttcaagcctttgcttggaagataAAAGCACCTTcgaagatatgtcatcttatatggcagcTATTAACTGGTTAtgtggcagtaacgaggaatTTAGCAAGACGTAATATGAGATGTGATAActactgcccaagatgtggagagcTAGAAGAATCTGTAACACATGCTATTTTCGAGTGTCCGCCAGCTCTACAAGTCTGGTCCTTATCATCAACTCCGTCTAGCCCAGGTCTATTTCCAGTACCAAGTATTTACGCAAATATGGATTAcctattttggagaaaaaacAGCATTATCGAGCCGGAGCAGGACAGAGAtccttatccttggataatttggtacatttggaaggctagGAACGATAAACTTTTCAGGGGAATAGAcagagatcctttggagctGGTTCGACATGCAGAAAGTGAATGTCAAGCCTGGTTTAATGCGAATGAAGTGGCACGAACCGTG atggatcttggacagccTCTGCTCAGtatagtggatgtggatgggtctggTTCGACAGTGGAGGAAACATTCAATTGTTGGGGACAAGAAATTTCGATCGACAGGAATCAGCTCTGCATTCGGAAGTTGAAGCACCGCGGTGGGCAATGGAGAACATGCTTCAACACTCAACTTGCCAGAATTTTGGGACAGATTGCAAGGAGCTGA
- the LOC106432965 gene encoding myrosinase-like — translation MKLHGLALIGFLIAVVSCKAIEECRENEPFTCGNTDQLSSKSFPKDFIFGVASAAYQVEGGRGRGLNVWDGFTHRYPEKGGSDHGNGDTTCESYTRWQKDIDIIDELNATGYRFSFAWSRIIPKGKVSRGVNKGGIEYYHKLLDGLIAKNITPFVTLYHWDLPQTLQDEYEGFLNRTVIDDFRDYADLCFKEFGGKVKNWITINQLYTVPTRGYAIGTDAPGRCSPAVDERCYGGNSSTEPYIVAHNQLLAHAAAVDVYRRKYKFQKGKIGPVMITRWFLPFDETDASRDAAERMKEFFLGWFMEPLTKGRYPDIMREIVGSRLPNFTEAEAELVAGSYDFLGLNYYTTQYAQAKPNPVTWANHTAMMDPGAKLTYNNSRGENLGPLFVKDEKNGNAYYYPKGIYYVMDYFKTKYSNPLIYITENGFSTPGEENRDKAIADSKRIDYLCSHLCFLRKVIREKGVNIKGYFAWALGDNYEFCKGFTVRFGLSYVNWTDLNDRNLKDSGKWYQSFINGTNKNPAKQYFRRPNLSFQNQKKKLADA, via the exons ATGAAGCTTCATGGACTAGCCTTGATAGGTTTTCTAATTGCCGTGGTGAGTTGCAAAGCTATTGAGGAATGCCGAGAGAACGAGCCATTCACATGTGGAAACACTGATCAGTTAAGCAGTAAAAGTTTCCCAAAAGACTTCATATTCGGTGTTGCTTCTGCTGCTTACCAG GTGGAAGGGGGCAGAGGACGTGGTCTTAACGTTTGGGATGGCTTCACTCACCGATACCCAG AGAAGGGAGGATCCGATCATGGGAATGGAGACACTACTTGTGAGTCATATACGAGATGGCAG AAAGATATAGACATCATAGACGAACTCAATGCTACTGGCTACAGATTCTCATTTGCCTGGTCAAGAATCATTCCAA AAGGAAAGGTGAGTAGGGGAGTGAACAAAGGAGGTATCGAATACTACCACAAACTTCTAGATGGCCTCATCGCTAAGAATATAACCCCTTTTGTTACCCTCTATCACTGGGACCTTCCTCAAACACTGCAAGATGAGTATGAAGGTTTCTTGAACCGCACCGTCAT AGATGACTTTAGAGACTATGCGGATCTATGTTTCAAGGAATTTGGTGGAAAGGTGAAGAACTGGATCACGATCAACCAGCTGTACACAGTGCCTACGAGAGGCTATGCAATCGGAACAGATGCACCCGGTCGATGTTCTCCGGCGGTTGATGAGAGATGTTACGGCGGGAATTCTTCAACAGAACCATATATAGTTGCACATAACCAGCTTCTTGCTCATGCTGCGGCGGTCGATGTTTACAGGAGAAAATATAAG TTCCAAAAAGGGAAGATCGGACCAGTGATGATAACCAGATGGTTTCTTCCATTTGATGAGACTGATGCCAGCAGAGATGCAGCTGAGAGGATGAAAGAATTCTTCTTGGGATG GTTCATGGAGCCGCTAACAAAGGGTAGATACCCAGACATCATGAGGGAAATTGTGGGTAGTCGGCTTCCCAATTTCACGGAAGCAGAAGCGGAACTCGTTGCGGGTTCATATGATTTTCTTGGTCTCAACTACTACACCACTCAGTACGCCCAGGCAAAACCTAACCCAGTTACATGGGCAAATCACACTGCCATGATGGACCCAGGCGCAAAGCTCACAT ATAACAATTCACGTGGTGAAAATCTTGGTCCACTG TTCGTTAAAGACGAAAAAAACGGGAATGCCTATTACTACCCAAAAGGCATCTATTACGTTATGGACTACTTCAAAACCAAATACAGTAACCCTTTGATCTATATCACTGAGAACG GATTTAGTACTCCCGGTGAAGAAAACCGTGACAAAGCTATTGCTGATTCCAAGCGGATCGATTATCTCTGCAGTCATCTATGTTTTCTCCGCAAGGTCATCAG GGAGAAGGGTGTCAACATAAAAGGATACTTTGCATGGGCTCTTGGAGATAATTATGAATTCTGCAAAGGTTTTACCGTTAGATTCGGACTTAGTTACGTTAACTGGACAGACCTCAATGATAGAAATCTCAAAGACTCTGGCAAATGGTACCAAAGCTTTATTAACGGTACCAATAAGAACCCTGCCAAACAATATTTCCGCCGCCCAAACCTCTCCTTCcagaaccagaagaagaagctcgCAGATGCATGA